AAAGCACTTCAGGCTGGAACTTCTCACTTTTTGGGTCAGAACTTTGCGAAAGCATTTGACGTAAAATTCACGAATAAAGAAGGTAAGATAGAACACGCTTGGGCAACTTCTTGGGGTACTTCAACACGATTAATGGGCGCTTTAATTATGACGCATTCTGATGATTTAGGTTTGGTACTTCCTCCAACATTGGCTCCGATTCAGGTGGTTATTGTTCCTATCTTTAAAGGTGAAGAGCAATTAAATCAAATCAGTGAAGTTGCATTAGACATTCAAAACAAATTAAAGCTGAAAGGAATTTCGGTAAAATTTGACAATGATACTCAAAACAAGCCAGGTTGGAAATTTGCAGAATACGAATTGAAGGGTGTTCCTTTAAGAATTGCAATGGGACCTAGAGATTTGGAAAATGGATCTGTAGAAATCGCAAGAAGAGATAATCTTACAAAAGAAACCCGTCCTTTGGAAGGCTTAGATACTTACATCGAAGATTTATTGAAAACCATTCAGCAAGATTTATATACTAAAGCTTTAAATTTCAGAAAAGACAATTTTACGAAAGTAGATTCTTACGAAGAGTTTAAAAAAGTTTTAGAAGAAAAACAAGGATTCATCTACGCTCATTGGGATGGAACTGCTGAAGAAGAAGAGCAAATTAAACAAGAAACAAAAGCAACCATCAGATGTATTCCTTTGGATGATGACATCGAAGAGGGTGTTTCTTTAATCTCTGGGAAGCCATCAAAAAGAAGAGTTTTATTTGCGAAAGCTTACTAAAATTCAACACTATAATTATTAAATCTGCAAAAATTCTAAGAATCTTTGCAGATTTTTTTTGAAAATTACGATTTGGATAGATTTTTGTTTAAATTTAACTCACATTAATTTCAAAATAATTTAATATGTCATTAAACATCATTGATCTCATCAAGGGGCAGCTAGGTTCTGCACTTGTTTCTCAGGCTGCATCGCAACTTGGAGAAAGTGAAGCCGGAATTTCTAAAGCCATTTCTGGTTTACTTCCGGTGATTGTAGGCGGATTAGCCAACAATTCTGACAATCCTGCGGTATTGGATTCTATTTCCAACGCATCTTCGCAAGGGAATTTAGGGAGCTTATTAGACCCAGCGTCTAACAATTCTATGATTTCGGGGTTGCTAACATCAATTTTTGGTGATAAGCTCAGCGGAATTATCAACACCATTGCTACCTATGCAGGAATCAGCAACAATTCTTCATCCTCGCTACTCAATTTAGCAACTGGAGCCACATTAGGTTCTGTAGGAAAATATGCTGCAGATAATAATTTAGACAAATCAGGAATTTCATCTTTATTAAATGACCAGAAAGGAATAGTTTCTACGCTTTTACCAGCAGGACTTTCTTTAGCATCATTAAATATTGGCGATTGGGCTAAAGGGTATAAATTTGATAACGATGCTATCCCCAACCCTCCACATGACGAACCAAAAGTAGAAGTTACCCGAAGCGTTGCTGATGGCGGTACTTTCCCAAACAATCCTACTCCTTCCGAAGGGGGGTCTATCTGGAAATGGCTTCTTCCATTGTTACTTTTAATTGCAGCGGGATATTTTTTATGGAAACAGTGTGAGAAAAAAGAGACAACCACTACAACCACCGTTTCTGGTGACAGCTTAAATACTGTAAACGATACTATGTCGACACCAAAAGATACCACTACAATGACCATGACTAAAGTTGATGAAGATATCGATTTAAATGGAACAATGCTGAAAGGTTACAAAGGAGGACTAGAAGACCAGATGATTACTTTCCTGAAATCTGATGGCTATAAAAATGCCGCAAACGATGATGCCCTGAAAACCAAATGGTATGATTTTGACCATGTAAATTTTAAAATTAATAGCGCAAATGCTTTGGAAGCTGGTTCTGAAGGACAACTACAAAACCTGGTAGCGATTTTAAAAGCATATCCTGAGGCAAAAATCAAAATTGGTGGTTATACGGATAAAACTGGTGACGAGGCTAAAAATAAAAAGCTTTCATCAGACAGAGCCCATTTCATCAAAGATTGGTTAGGAAAACAAGGTGTAGGAGCACAAGTTATTGCTGCTGACGGATACGGAAGTGAGTTCGCAAAAGTTGACGCATCAGCTTCTAACGAAGAAAGAGCAGTTGACAGAAAAATGTCTGTAAGATTTGCAAAATAATCGTTTTTAAAAATATAAAATTAATCCCGGAAAATATTTTCTGGGATTTTTTCATGAGAAATACACTCCCATTTCATTTATTTAATTAAATTTGTTAGTCTTTTCTAACAATAATAGACTTCAATATGAAAAACGCTTGGCGAAAAGAAAAAACCTCACATTCATTACCTGAAGTATTTTCATCGATTTCCATTCCTAAAAAATCAGGTTTTTGGAGGAAGTATCTTGCCTTTGCCGGTCCCGGATTAATGGTCGCCGTCGGATATATGGACCCCGGAAACTGGGCAACCGATATTGCGGGTGGGTCACAATTTGGCTACACCCTACTTTCGGTAATTCTTATTTCTAATATTTTCGCAATGGTTTTACAGCATTTGTCGGTAAAATTAGGAGTGGTTGCCGAAAGAGATTTAGCTCAGGCTTGTAGAGACCATTTTAAACCAACGACCAACTTTATTCTTTGGGTATTTTGTGAAATCGCCATTGCCGCCTGTGATTTGGCGGAAGTTATCGGTTCAGCAATTGCTTTAAATTTACTTTTTGGCATTCCATTGACTTGGGGAATCGTGATTACCACGATTGATGTATTAATTATTTTAATGCTTCAGGCAAAAGGTTTCCGTTGGATAGAAAGTATTGTTGCAGGATTAATGTTTATTATTCTCGTTTGTT
The sequence above is a segment of the Chryseobacterium turcicum genome. Coding sequences within it:
- a CDS encoding DUF937 domain-containing protein codes for the protein MSLNIIDLIKGQLGSALVSQAASQLGESEAGISKAISGLLPVIVGGLANNSDNPAVLDSISNASSQGNLGSLLDPASNNSMISGLLTSIFGDKLSGIINTIATYAGISNNSSSSLLNLATGATLGSVGKYAADNNLDKSGISSLLNDQKGIVSTLLPAGLSLASLNIGDWAKGYKFDNDAIPNPPHDEPKVEVTRSVADGGTFPNNPTPSEGGSIWKWLLPLLLLIAAGYFLWKQCEKKETTTTTTVSGDSLNTVNDTMSTPKDTTTMTMTKVDEDIDLNGTMLKGYKGGLEDQMITFLKSDGYKNAANDDALKTKWYDFDHVNFKINSANALEAGSEGQLQNLVAILKAYPEAKIKIGGYTDKTGDEAKNKKLSSDRAHFIKDWLGKQGVGAQVIAADGYGSEFAKVDASASNEERAVDRKMSVRFAK
- the proS gene encoding proline--tRNA ligase — translated: MAKLTSRSEDYSKWYNELVVKADLAENSGVRGSMVIKPYGYAIWEKMRDEMDRKFKETGHVNAYFPLFVPKSLFEAEEKNAEGFAKECAVVTHYRLKNDPDNPGKLIVDPEAKLEEELIVRPTSEAIIWNTYKGWIQSYRDLPILINQWANVVRWEMRTRLFLRTSEFLWQEGHTAHATKDEAVEEAEKMNKVYADFAENFMAMPVVQGLKTPSERFAGADETYCIEALMQDGKALQAGTSHFLGQNFAKAFDVKFTNKEGKIEHAWATSWGTSTRLMGALIMTHSDDLGLVLPPTLAPIQVVIVPIFKGEEQLNQISEVALDIQNKLKLKGISVKFDNDTQNKPGWKFAEYELKGVPLRIAMGPRDLENGSVEIARRDNLTKETRPLEGLDTYIEDLLKTIQQDLYTKALNFRKDNFTKVDSYEEFKKVLEEKQGFIYAHWDGTAEEEEQIKQETKATIRCIPLDDDIEEGVSLISGKPSKRRVLFAKAY